A window of Lujinxingia sediminis contains these coding sequences:
- the hutU gene encoding urocanate hydratase, whose protein sequence is MSKPRTVRAPRGVELSCKGWVQEAALRMLMNNLDPEVAEDPDRLVVYGGSGRAVRSWESFDRIVSTLRGLEEDETLLVQSGKPVAVFRTHADAPRVLIANSNLVGKWATWEHFRELERQGLMMYGQMTAGSWIYIGTQGILQGTYETFAEAARQKFGGDLKGRLVLTAGLGGMGGAQPLAATMNGAACLVAEVDARRAQRRVETRYVDRVSEDLDEALSWVLEARDAGEALSVGVVANAVDVYEGLLKRGVVPDVVTDQTSAHDPLNGYVPAGMSLEEAEALRERDPQGYVSASKASMARHVSAMVAFMDAGSVVFDYGNNIRQEAFEEGVERAFDFPGFVPAFIRPLFCEGSGPFRWVALSGDEEDIFKTDAALKELFPEKASLHRWLDLAQERVAFQGLPARICWLGYGERARAGLKFNEMVASGELKAPIVIGRDHLDSGSVASPNRETEAMKDGSDAVADWPILNALVNAVNGASWVSFHHGGGVGMGYSLHAGQVIVADGSEAAARRLERVLTSDPGMGVVRHADAGYERAREVARERGVRIPGITE, encoded by the coding sequence ATGTCGAAGCCCAGGACTGTACGCGCGCCACGAGGAGTCGAGCTGAGCTGCAAGGGGTGGGTGCAGGAAGCCGCGTTGAGGATGTTGATGAACAACCTCGATCCGGAGGTTGCCGAAGATCCGGACCGGCTTGTGGTGTACGGCGGGAGTGGTCGGGCGGTGAGGTCCTGGGAGAGTTTCGATCGGATTGTATCGACGCTGCGGGGATTGGAAGAGGATGAGACGTTGCTCGTACAGTCCGGTAAGCCCGTAGCGGTGTTTCGTACGCATGCGGATGCGCCGCGGGTGTTGATTGCGAACTCCAATCTCGTGGGGAAATGGGCGACCTGGGAGCATTTTCGGGAGTTGGAGCGGCAGGGGCTGATGATGTACGGCCAGATGACGGCGGGGAGCTGGATTTACATCGGGACACAGGGGATCTTACAGGGGACCTATGAGACTTTTGCGGAGGCAGCGCGGCAGAAGTTTGGCGGGGATCTTAAGGGGCGGCTTGTGTTGACGGCAGGCCTGGGCGGGATGGGCGGGGCGCAGCCGCTTGCGGCGACGATGAATGGGGCGGCTTGTCTGGTGGCTGAGGTCGATGCGCGACGTGCCCAGCGGCGCGTGGAGACGCGTTATGTGGACCGGGTAAGCGAGGATCTCGATGAGGCACTTTCGTGGGTACTCGAGGCCAGAGATGCCGGAGAGGCGTTGAGTGTGGGGGTGGTGGCTAATGCTGTGGATGTCTATGAGGGGCTGCTAAAGCGCGGTGTGGTGCCTGATGTGGTGACCGATCAGACCAGCGCGCATGATCCGCTTAACGGGTATGTGCCGGCCGGGATGAGCCTGGAGGAGGCGGAGGCGCTTCGGGAGCGCGATCCGCAGGGTTATGTATCGGCGTCGAAGGCGTCGATGGCGCGGCATGTCTCAGCGATGGTGGCGTTTATGGATGCCGGGTCGGTGGTGTTTGATTACGGCAATAATATTCGCCAGGAGGCCTTTGAGGAGGGGGTGGAGCGCGCGTTTGATTTTCCGGGGTTTGTGCCAGCGTTTATCAGGCCGCTTTTCTGTGAGGGAAGTGGGCCGTTTCGTTGGGTGGCGCTCTCGGGGGATGAGGAGGATATTTTTAAGACCGATGCAGCGCTCAAGGAGCTGTTTCCGGAGAAAGCGTCGTTGCATCGGTGGCTGGATCTGGCGCAAGAACGGGTGGCGTTTCAGGGGCTGCCAGCCAGGATTTGCTGGCTCGGCTACGGGGAGCGGGCCAGAGCTGGATTGAAGTTCAATGAGATGGTGGCGAGCGGGGAGTTAAAGGCGCCGATCGTCATCGGCCGCGATCACCTGGATTCGGGAAGTGTGGCGAGCCCGAACAGGGAGACGGAGGCGATGAAGGATGGGAGTGATGCGGTGGCGGACTGGCCGATTCTCAACGCGCTGGTCAATGCGGTCAACGGGGCCAGTTGGGTGAGTTTTCACCACGGAGGAGGAGTGGGCATGGGGTATAGCCTGCACGCCGGTCAGGTGATTGTGGCCGATGGTAGCGAGGCTGCGGCTCGCAGGCTGGAGCGGGTGTTGACGAGTGATCCGGGGATGGGGGTGGTGCGGCATGCGGATGCGGGGTATGAGCGGGCCAGAGAGGTTGCTCGGGAACGCGGGGTGCGGATTCCTGGGATCACGGAGTGA
- a CDS encoding AgmX/PglI C-terminal domain-containing protein, whose amino-acid sequence MKLKTALVSLLGMVMVPAMSAAESAVYDWPDAEAPVLVNAGEGVVLLGKDGAPMRAFDWRANSGERDPGLRLVDMLGDGKPEIVGAGRPSFVLRANGEPVFEIEGGCEQLIVADITASRGLDVGCVNRNELRAFTGDGQFAWGVQPGRALEWCQVEDVTGNVKMDFECKLRGRDAFIRISDSGELLTAEPGEAGMSGEAPELNEAVAASDAVLKGEERFDFDGDGKAEERVVVGEGSLKIVGVAGEEAPLAEVALRGGEVEAALVKQLGEQGGVSVVAVTSARIYVVDKVEGEVRVRDFSADASSYRRVPFADLASVYANGFEDAAAAQEAVRAIGDRIGQCYASRLRGNAYAGSGRQIVQLTVGQDGKVREAMQMHSDVGDSQVERCARQALERGNYPGVQGESGTINVNILFTFRDVER is encoded by the coding sequence ATGAAGTTGAAAACGGCGTTGGTGAGTCTGTTGGGGATGGTGATGGTTCCGGCGATGTCCGCAGCCGAGAGCGCTGTGTACGACTGGCCGGATGCGGAGGCGCCGGTGCTGGTGAACGCGGGAGAGGGGGTGGTGCTTCTGGGTAAGGATGGTGCGCCGATGCGAGCCTTTGACTGGCGCGCCAACAGCGGGGAGCGCGATCCGGGGCTGCGTCTTGTCGACATGCTCGGGGATGGCAAGCCCGAGATTGTGGGGGCGGGGAGGCCAAGTTTTGTGCTTCGGGCTAACGGGGAGCCTGTGTTTGAGATTGAAGGGGGCTGTGAGCAGCTGATTGTGGCCGATATTACGGCCAGTCGTGGCCTTGATGTGGGGTGCGTGAATCGCAATGAGTTACGGGCGTTTACGGGAGACGGTCAGTTTGCCTGGGGGGTTCAGCCGGGGCGTGCGCTGGAGTGGTGCCAGGTCGAGGATGTGACGGGAAATGTGAAGATGGACTTTGAGTGCAAGTTGCGGGGCCGGGATGCGTTTATCCGGATATCGGATAGCGGAGAGTTGCTCACCGCAGAGCCCGGGGAGGCGGGAATGAGCGGGGAGGCGCCGGAGCTCAATGAGGCCGTTGCGGCATCGGATGCTGTGTTGAAAGGGGAAGAGCGTTTTGACTTTGATGGGGACGGAAAAGCCGAAGAGCGCGTGGTGGTGGGCGAAGGAAGTTTGAAGATCGTCGGAGTTGCGGGGGAGGAGGCGCCGCTGGCCGAGGTCGCTCTGCGAGGCGGTGAGGTTGAGGCAGCGCTGGTCAAGCAGCTTGGTGAGCAAGGTGGGGTGAGTGTTGTGGCGGTCACCTCGGCGCGGATCTATGTGGTCGATAAGGTGGAGGGCGAGGTGCGTGTACGCGATTTCAGCGCGGATGCATCGAGCTATCGTCGCGTGCCTTTTGCAGATCTGGCGAGCGTGTATGCCAATGGATTTGAAGATGCGGCGGCGGCGCAGGAAGCGGTGCGGGCGATCGGCGATCGCATCGGTCAGTGTTATGCGAGTCGGCTGCGAGGCAATGCGTACGCGGGAAGTGGTCGGCAGATTGTGCAGTTGACTGTGGGGCAGGATGGGAAGGTTAGAGAGGCGATGCAAATGCACAGTGATGTGGGAGATTCGCAGGTGGAGCGGTGCGCGCGTCAGGCGTTGGAGCGTGGGAATTACCCGGGAGTGCAGGGGGAGAGTGGGACGATCAATGTGAATATTTTGTTCACGTTTCGGGATGTGGAGCGTTGA
- a CDS encoding sulfatase, whose translation MAIRAVVEGVRAGVVVGAVLALWSAAAVWGDVEGLGASYVMAAYGLLGMWQVLYGAALGVVVAIALGVCRRMGLWPLSEALERGEVDRRVAAVLLSAPVMLAMIGGGVLGTHLIVTSKMVRVSFQALGLGLASAGLAAGALVVSPLVYGGILWLLQRLGMRGAWTRLVAGVYGLGAVGTLVVGYRWAAGLSVWDSATLQMGVAGVALVPVVMWAMVKVPLVSKGWRWGVPAVGVVLAFVCGALAPGWALSSAAMRQATLRDAPLVSMIAPRLVDVGSQGGDAFAFGDCEEGEECADERAVVALTSAEHPARRAVQLAVAAGDKAQNDRFEAIPEPPKNLVMILVDTLRQDHMGYAGYERPTTPRIDALAEDATVFLDAYATSPHTPRSVPPLLFSNYASEMMWWGAQYNYPRVRPENVGMFEVLEAGGWRNQAFSSHFYFDERRNVHQGFERWDNEGALSIAESNDDIAAPRTWERLEPVIEQLGKERREKGDEAEPFSLFVHFFEPHARWIGHKEYDFGRGETTRERHINNYDSEIAFTDAYVGRVIDKLKEEGLYDEVVIVLTSDHGEAFNEHGHYFHGQTLYNPVIKVPLLVRVPGWFGRQVEGPVSIIDVAPTVVDLFGLTIPTEFGGRSMTDVMLGRAEVPERAVFSELLPYTNWKEHHRAVMLGDEKLIVNFTLGLEEYFDLSVDPGEQNNLARERPERVKALRALLEERMQ comes from the coding sequence GTGGCCATACGAGCGGTAGTCGAGGGTGTGCGTGCGGGGGTGGTTGTCGGGGCGGTACTGGCGTTGTGGAGTGCAGCGGCGGTGTGGGGAGACGTTGAGGGGCTGGGCGCGAGTTATGTGATGGCGGCGTATGGCCTGCTGGGGATGTGGCAGGTGCTCTACGGCGCGGCGCTGGGGGTGGTGGTGGCGATTGCCCTGGGCGTGTGCCGGCGCATGGGTTTGTGGCCTTTGAGTGAGGCGCTGGAGCGAGGGGAGGTGGATCGTCGGGTGGCCGCCGTGCTGCTGAGCGCTCCGGTGATGCTGGCGATGATCGGTGGTGGGGTGCTGGGCACGCATCTTATTGTGACCTCGAAGATGGTGCGGGTGTCGTTTCAGGCGCTGGGCTTAGGACTGGCGTCTGCGGGCCTGGCCGCCGGGGCGTTGGTGGTATCACCGCTGGTGTACGGCGGGATCCTCTGGCTGTTGCAGCGGCTGGGGATGCGTGGTGCCTGGACCCGTCTTGTGGCTGGTGTTTACGGATTGGGGGCTGTGGGAACGCTGGTGGTGGGTTACCGGTGGGCAGCGGGCCTCAGCGTTTGGGATAGCGCGACGTTGCAGATGGGGGTGGCCGGCGTGGCGCTGGTGCCCGTGGTTATGTGGGCGATGGTGAAGGTGCCACTGGTAAGCAAGGGTTGGCGCTGGGGTGTGCCGGCCGTCGGGGTGGTGCTGGCGTTTGTGTGTGGTGCCCTGGCACCCGGTTGGGCGTTGTCGAGTGCGGCGATGCGGCAGGCGACGCTGCGCGATGCGCCGCTGGTTTCGATGATCGCGCCGCGCCTGGTGGATGTGGGCAGCCAGGGGGGGGACGCGTTTGCGTTTGGAGATTGTGAGGAGGGTGAGGAATGCGCGGATGAAAGGGCGGTGGTCGCGCTAACTTCAGCGGAGCACCCGGCACGGCGCGCAGTGCAACTGGCGGTGGCTGCCGGGGATAAGGCGCAGAACGACCGGTTTGAGGCGATCCCGGAGCCGCCAAAGAATCTGGTGATGATTCTGGTCGATACGTTGCGCCAGGATCATATGGGATATGCCGGATACGAGCGTCCGACGACGCCCCGGATCGATGCCCTTGCTGAAGACGCCACTGTCTTTTTAGATGCGTACGCCACCTCGCCGCATACGCCGCGCTCTGTGCCGCCGCTTCTGTTTAGCAACTATGCCAGCGAGATGATGTGGTGGGGGGCGCAGTATAATTACCCGCGGGTGCGCCCGGAGAATGTGGGGATGTTCGAAGTGCTGGAGGCCGGAGGCTGGCGCAACCAGGCGTTTTCGAGTCATTTCTACTTTGATGAACGGCGCAATGTGCATCAGGGCTTTGAGCGCTGGGATAATGAGGGGGCGCTTTCGATTGCGGAGTCCAACGATGACATCGCTGCGCCGCGCACCTGGGAGCGTTTGGAGCCTGTGATCGAGCAGCTCGGTAAGGAGCGTCGAGAGAAAGGGGATGAGGCGGAGCCCTTCTCGCTCTTTGTGCACTTTTTTGAGCCACACGCGCGCTGGATCGGTCATAAGGAGTACGATTTCGGGCGAGGAGAGACGACGCGGGAGCGTCATATTAACAATTATGACTCGGAGATTGCGTTTACCGATGCGTACGTGGGCCGGGTGATCGACAAGTTAAAAGAAGAGGGGCTCTATGACGAGGTGGTGATCGTGCTGACCAGCGATCACGGGGAGGCGTTTAATGAGCACGGGCACTACTTTCACGGTCAGACGCTCTATAATCCGGTGATCAAGGTGCCGCTCCTGGTGCGGGTGCCCGGGTGGTTCGGGCGCCAGGTGGAGGGGCCGGTCTCGATCATCGATGTGGCACCGACGGTGGTCGATCTCTTCGGACTGACGATTCCCACCGAGTTCGGAGGGCGGAGCATGACCGATGTGATGCTGGGGCGTGCGGAGGTACCGGAGCGTGCGGTGTTTTCGGAGCTGTTGCCCTATACGAACTGGAAAGAGCACCATCGGGCGGTGATGCTGGGCGATGAGAAGTTGATCGTGAACTTCACGCTGGGGCTGGAAGAGTATTTTGATCTGAGCGTGGATCCGGGAGAGCAGAACAACCTGGCGCGGGAGCGACCGGAGCGGGTCAAGGCATTGCGCGCTCTGTTGGAGGAGCGAATGCAGTAG